One genomic region from Thermoleptolyngbya sichuanensis A183 encodes:
- a CDS encoding ATP-dependent Clp protease proteolytic subunit, which produces MSVDPVLRVPYNIPGSPYWQWINIYTRMSQERIIFLNQPITDGFANSIISALLYLDSQDQSKPIYFYINSLGDPLMAGMGSMAIGMMSINAGLAIYDTMQHIKSPILTICMGQCFGMATVLLSAGTKGKRASLPHTMIALAHPQSGSRGQATDIEINAKEVLSKQRTIIELLSETTGQPAERIHQDMDRMFYLTPTQAKEYGLIDLVLESPKLAGAGVGR; this is translated from the coding sequence ATGTCTGTAGATCCCGTCCTCCGCGTTCCCTACAACATTCCCGGTAGTCCTTACTGGCAGTGGATCAACATCTACACCCGCATGAGCCAGGAGCGGATTATTTTTCTCAACCAGCCCATTACCGACGGGTTTGCCAATTCCATCATCTCAGCACTGCTGTATCTGGACTCGCAGGATCAGAGCAAACCGATTTACTTTTACATCAACTCGCTGGGCGATCCGCTGATGGCGGGCATGGGGTCGATGGCGATTGGCATGATGTCGATCAATGCTGGCCTGGCCATCTACGACACGATGCAGCACATCAAGTCGCCGATTCTGACGATTTGTATGGGCCAGTGTTTTGGAATGGCGACGGTGCTGCTGTCGGCGGGCACGAAGGGCAAACGAGCCAGCCTGCCGCATACCATGATTGCTCTGGCCCATCCCCAGAGCGGCTCTCGCGGTCAGGCAACTGACATCGAGATTAATGCAAAAGAAGTGTTGAGCAAGCAGCGCACGATTATAGAGCTACTCTCGGAAACCACCGGACAGCCCGCTGAGCGCATCCATCAAGATATGGATCGGATGTTTTATCTCACGCCGACTCAGGCAAAAGAGTATGGGCTGATTGACTTGGTACTAGAAAGCCCGAAGCTGGCAGGAGCAGGAGTTGGGCGCTAG
- a CDS encoding ATP-dependent Clp protease proteolytic subunit has translation MSSSIKAVQSNYYYGDAAYRTPPPDLPSLLLKERIIYLGLPLVSSDDLKRQLGVDVTKLIIAQLLYLQFDDPEKPIYFYINSTGTSWYTNDAIGYETEAFAICDTIAYVKPPVHTICIGQAMGTAAMILSAGTKGFRASLPHATIVLNQPRTGMGQAQATDIQIRAREVLINKQSTLEILSRNTGQPIEKIAKDTDRIFYMNPYEAKEYGLIDRVLESAKELPKQVPALT, from the coding sequence ATGAGTTCATCGATTAAGGCCGTTCAGTCCAATTATTACTACGGGGATGCTGCCTATCGCACACCCCCGCCCGATCTGCCCTCGCTGCTGCTCAAAGAGCGCATCATTTACCTGGGGCTGCCGCTGGTTTCGTCAGACGACCTCAAGCGCCAGTTAGGGGTCGATGTGACCAAGCTAATCATCGCGCAACTCCTCTACCTCCAGTTCGACGATCCCGAAAAGCCCATTTACTTTTACATCAACTCCACAGGCACCTCCTGGTATACCAACGATGCGATCGGCTACGAAACCGAAGCCTTCGCCATCTGCGACACCATTGCCTACGTTAAACCCCCTGTCCACACCATCTGCATTGGCCAGGCAATGGGCACGGCTGCCATGATTCTCTCAGCAGGCACGAAGGGCTTCCGCGCCAGCCTGCCCCACGCCACCATCGTGCTAAACCAGCCCCGCACGGGCATGGGCCAGGCCCAGGCAACCGACATCCAGATTCGCGCCCGCGAAGTGCTAATCAACAAGCAGTCCACTCTGGAAATTCTTTCTCGCAACACAGGTCAGCCCATCGAGAAAATCGCCAAGGACACCGATCGCATCTTCTATATGAATCCCTACGAAGCCAAGGAATACGGGCTAATCGATCGCGTCCTCGAAAGCGCCAAGGAATTGCCAAAGCAAGTTCCGGCACTGACCTAG
- a CDS encoding vWA domain-containing protein — MKVGLQASLSDANLDVAQVSSQRQLAISMSAIAASAGRTAPLNLCLILDHSGSMNGRPMETVKQAALKIVDSLSPGDRLSVVVFDHKAKVLVPNQVIDNPAGLKNEISRLKTSGGTCIDEGMRLGIEELAKAKKDTISQAFLLTDGENEHGDNDRCLKLAHLAAEYNLTLNTLGFGDHWNQDILEQIADAGGGALTYIQTPEDALLEFTRLFSRVQSVGLTNAYLLLRMMPGVRLAELKPVAQVVPETVELQPIQEAGQVSVRLGDLMVDSPRVVLANLYASQLPVGRHPLVQVQVRYDDPAQNLESVLSDPVIVEANVVTTFQPAPDPQVQQHVLALGKYRQTQIAEQKLQQGDRAGAATMLQSAAKTALQMGDQTAATVLQENATRLQEGEELSESDRKKTRIVSKTTLQ; from the coding sequence ATGAAAGTGGGTCTGCAAGCGTCGCTGAGTGATGCCAATTTGGATGTAGCGCAGGTGAGCAGTCAGCGGCAGTTGGCAATTTCGATGTCGGCGATCGCCGCTTCAGCAGGTCGCACGGCACCCCTCAACCTGTGCCTGATTTTGGATCACAGCGGCTCGATGAACGGTCGCCCAATGGAAACCGTCAAACAGGCGGCGCTGAAAATCGTGGATAGCCTGTCGCCGGGCGATCGCCTCTCGGTGGTGGTGTTTGACCACAAGGCCAAAGTGCTGGTGCCCAACCAGGTGATTGACAATCCCGCCGGACTCAAGAACGAGATCAGTCGCCTCAAAACCAGCGGCGGCACCTGCATCGACGAAGGGATGCGGTTGGGCATTGAAGAACTGGCCAAGGCAAAAAAAGACACGATTTCCCAGGCGTTTTTGCTGACGGATGGCGAAAACGAGCATGGCGACAACGATCGCTGCCTGAAGCTGGCCCATCTGGCGGCGGAATATAACCTGACGCTGAATACGCTGGGCTTTGGCGACCACTGGAACCAGGACATTTTGGAACAGATTGCCGATGCAGGCGGCGGTGCATTGACCTATATCCAAACGCCGGAAGATGCGCTGCTGGAGTTTACGCGCTTGTTTAGCCGGGTGCAGTCTGTCGGACTGACGAATGCCTATCTGCTGCTGAGAATGATGCCCGGTGTACGGCTGGCGGAACTCAAGCCCGTGGCGCAAGTCGTGCCCGAAACGGTGGAATTGCAGCCGATTCAGGAGGCGGGGCAGGTGTCGGTGCGCCTGGGCGACTTGATGGTGGACTCGCCACGGGTGGTGTTGGCAAACCTCTATGCCTCTCAGCTTCCGGTGGGGCGGCATCCGCTGGTGCAGGTGCAGGTGCGCTATGACGACCCGGCGCAGAATTTGGAGAGCGTGCTGAGTGACCCGGTGATTGTTGAAGCGAACGTTGTGACCACGTTCCAGCCAGCGCCCGACCCGCAGGTGCAGCAGCATGTGCTGGCGCTGGGCAAATATCGCCAAACCCAAATTGCCGAGCAAAAGCTGCAACAGGGCGATCGCGCTGGGGCGGCTACCATGCTGCAATCTGCTGCCAAGACTGCGCTGCAAATGGGCGACCAGACGGCTGCCACCGTGCTGCAAGAAAACGCCACCCGCCTGCAAGAGGGTGAGGAACTGTCGGAGAGCGATCGCAAAAAGACCCGCATCGTCTCCAAAACGACGTTGCAGTAG
- a CDS encoding DevA family ABC transporter ATP-binding protein — protein MNYELCCMMENLAGDRPTAEPNPAAGATAVVAPSPSATVQIRNLNYFFGQGELQKQVLYNINLDLLPGQIVIMTGPSGSGKTTLLTLIGALRTVQDGSLRVLGRELVGMGRGQLVEVRRNIGFIFQAHNLFDSLTASQNVEMAVELMPNWRTKREQSVAMLTQLGLGERVDYKPRALSGGQKQRVAIARALVNQPTLILADEPTAALDKKSGREVVELMQRLAKEQNCTILMVTHDNRILDIADRIVSLVDGRLESDEDLTHFMESHDPRTLDRRMFMTL, from the coding sequence GTGAATTACGAACTTTGCTGCATGATGGAAAATCTGGCGGGCGATCGCCCTACGGCTGAACCCAACCCCGCCGCTGGCGCAACAGCAGTCGTGGCACCCTCGCCAAGCGCCACGGTTCAGATTCGCAACCTCAATTATTTCTTTGGTCAGGGCGAACTCCAGAAGCAGGTGCTTTACAACATCAACCTCGACCTGCTGCCGGGGCAAATTGTCATCATGACCGGCCCATCCGGCTCCGGCAAAACCACGCTGCTGACGCTGATTGGCGCACTGCGAACTGTGCAAGACGGCAGCCTCAGGGTGCTGGGGCGCGAGCTGGTGGGCATGGGCCGGGGGCAGCTTGTGGAGGTGCGGCGCAACATCGGCTTTATCTTTCAGGCCCACAACCTGTTTGACTCGCTCACTGCGTCCCAAAACGTGGAAATGGCCGTGGAGCTAATGCCCAACTGGCGCACCAAGCGAGAGCAATCCGTTGCCATGCTAACCCAACTGGGATTGGGGGAACGGGTCGATTACAAGCCCCGCGCCCTCTCTGGCGGGCAAAAACAGCGCGTGGCGATCGCCCGTGCCCTAGTCAACCAGCCAACCCTGATCCTGGCGGACGAACCCACCGCCGCCCTCGACAAAAAAAGCGGACGAGAAGTTGTAGAACTGATGCAGCGGTTGGCCAAGGAACAGAACTGCACAATATTGATGGTGACCCACGACAACCGCATCCTCGACATTGCCGATCGCATTGTCAGCCTGGTCGATGGGCGGCTCGAAAGCGACGAAGACCTGACGCACTTCATGGAAAGTCATGATCCCCGGACGCTCGATCGACGGATGTTCATGACGCTTTAG
- a CDS encoding photosystem II protein, Psb35-related, with translation MTLLIALFVIAWVAASVIGTQAYFRGEQSKPIHERNWNSESFEQLAASITATEVDYSTRVPGYLGIRG, from the coding sequence ATGACGCTTCTCATTGCACTGTTTGTAATCGCCTGGGTCGCCGCTTCAGTCATTGGAACTCAGGCCTACTTCCGGGGCGAACAGTCCAAGCCAATTCACGAGCGCAACTGGAATTCTGAGTCCTTCGAGCAGCTTGCCGCCTCCATTACTGCGACGGAAGTGGACTACAGCACGCGAGTTCCCGGTTACCTGGGGATCAGAGGTTAG
- the serA gene encoding phosphoglycerate dehydrogenase, translated as MSKVLVSDPIDQIGIDILSQVAQVDVKTGLSPDQLVQIIPDYDALMIRSGTRVTQEIIEAGTQLKIIGRAGVGVDNVDVPAATRRGILVVNSPEGNTIAAAEHALAMMLALSRHIPAANQSVKAGEWDRKSFTGVEVYKKTLGIVGLGKIGSHVAKVARAMEMRLLAYDPFLSSERAEQMGCHLVDLDLLLRESDYITLHLPKTPETQHMINAESLAKMKPTARIINCARGGIIDEEALAIALKEGKIAGAALDVYESEPLGESPLRALGKEAILTPHLGASTEEAQVNVAIDVAEQIRDVLLGLPARSAVNIPGLRPDLLEKLRPYLQLAEILGNLISQLTGGRVESLNVRLQGELASNESQPVVVAALKGLLSTALQERVNYVNASIEAKERGIRVVETRDAAVIDYTGSLRLSASGPNGEHTVTGALLGDNEIRITNIDDFPINVPPSRHMLFTLHRDMPGIIGKLGSLLGSLNVNIASMQVGRKIVRGDAVMVLSLDDPLPDGILNEITQVPGIRDAYTVTLPTS; from the coding sequence ATGTCTAAGGTTCTTGTTTCCGACCCAATTGACCAAATCGGAATTGACATCCTCTCGCAGGTTGCTCAGGTCGATGTGAAAACCGGGCTGTCTCCTGACCAACTGGTACAGATTATTCCCGACTACGACGCGCTGATGATTCGTTCCGGTACGCGCGTTACTCAGGAAATCATCGAAGCAGGCACTCAGCTCAAAATCATTGGCCGTGCGGGCGTGGGTGTGGATAATGTCGATGTGCCTGCGGCGACCCGTCGCGGCATCCTCGTGGTCAACTCGCCCGAAGGCAACACCATCGCCGCAGCAGAACACGCCCTGGCGATGATGCTGGCCCTGTCGCGTCATATCCCCGCTGCCAATCAATCGGTGAAGGCGGGCGAGTGGGATCGCAAGAGCTTCACAGGGGTCGAGGTCTACAAGAAGACGCTGGGGATCGTTGGGCTGGGCAAGATCGGCTCCCATGTGGCGAAAGTGGCGCGGGCAATGGAGATGCGCCTGCTTGCCTACGACCCATTCCTTTCCAGCGAACGCGCCGAGCAGATGGGCTGCCACTTGGTGGATCTGGATCTGCTGCTGCGCGAGTCGGACTATATTACGCTGCACCTGCCCAAAACGCCAGAAACGCAGCACATGATCAATGCTGAGTCGCTAGCCAAGATGAAGCCCACGGCTCGTATTATCAACTGTGCGCGGGGTGGAATCATTGACGAAGAAGCCTTGGCGATCGCCCTCAAGGAAGGTAAAATCGCCGGAGCCGCCCTAGATGTATACGAATCAGAGCCGTTGGGTGAGTCACCCCTGCGGGCCCTAGGCAAAGAAGCCATCCTCACGCCCCACCTCGGCGCATCCACCGAAGAAGCCCAGGTCAACGTGGCGATCGATGTAGCCGAGCAGATCCGCGATGTGCTGCTGGGGCTGCCTGCCCGCTCGGCGGTCAATATTCCTGGTCTGCGGCCCGACCTGCTGGAAAAACTGCGCCCCTACCTGCAACTGGCAGAAATTTTGGGCAACCTGATTAGCCAGCTCACGGGTGGCCGCGTCGAGTCGCTGAATGTGCGGCTCCAGGGCGAACTTGCTAGCAACGAGAGCCAGCCCGTCGTGGTGGCGGCGCTGAAGGGTCTGCTGTCTACTGCCTTGCAAGAGCGGGTTAACTACGTCAACGCCAGCATCGAAGCCAAGGAGCGAGGCATTCGCGTGGTGGAAACCCGCGACGCGGCGGTGATTGACTACACGGGTTCTCTGCGCCTGTCGGCCAGCGGCCCCAACGGCGAACACACCGTCACAGGTGCGCTCTTGGGCGACAACGAAATCCGCATCACCAATATCGACGACTTCCCCATTAACGTGCCGCCCAGTCGCCACATGCTGTTCACCCTGCACCGCGACATGCCGGGGATCATTGGTAAACTGGGTTCCCTGCTAGGCAGCTTGAATGTCAACATTGCCAGTATGCAGGTCGGCCGCAAGATTGTGCGGGGCGACGCGGTAATGGTGCTAAGCCTGGACGATCCCCTGCCAGACGGCATTCTCAACGAAATCACCCAGGTTCCCGGCATCCGCGATGCCTATACGGTGACGCTGCCCACCTCTTAG